The DNA window CTGTTAAAGGAGCAATGACTTAATATACCCCTGTTTTAGATTGCTATATACAGTTTCATGCAACTAATACAGCTTTTCACTGGATTTTTTTAGCAAAGTTACATGAATTTGACATGTCTGGCTCCGAAAATACTATAACAATCCAATCTTGTGATACAGGCGAGAAGTTGAAgcagaagaagatgaagatgaagaggGATTTAGTAAAATCAAACCTATGATTGCGCCATAGTGCATGTTGGCATATGGCTCCTCGCCAGTGAGAATCTCCCACAAGACAATTCCAAAGGAGAAAACATCAACCTGAGGGTCAATATAAATAATGAGATTTACGTTATGAAGAACACAAAACTTACACCTCGATAAAACCAGGTTCACATTTTTCTCTCTGCGATAAAAGATGAGACAGAGAGAACTTTCTGACCCAGTCAGTGTCAAACTATTCAAAGTTTAATGAAAGAATAATCTATACCAACTTGAATTGCCTATTTCTAGTGCCAATTTTGAGAATTAGTTCAGAGAATGAAATCATTACCTTTTCAGAGACCTTATTGCTGCTACCGTTTAGCAATTCAGGTGCCATCCATGGAAGAGTTCCCCGTACACCTCCAGAAACCAAAGTATTCCGTTTAATTTTTGACAGgccgaaatcaccaacctgagAAATTCATTCTGTTAAATGATTGAAATATATCACCAAATTCTCATATAAGATACCACTTTTTCTATTCCTACTAACACTTACCTTGCAGATAGGTCGTTGGGGGTCTTTCAAGTTCACCAGCAAGTTGTCACATTTCAAATCAAAATGCACAATATTCTTCGAGTGCAAATATTCCATTCCAAAAGCAGCATCCATAGCTATTATAAGTCGCTTTCTACGATCTAGATGCCTGAATTATAAGATCAGATTAAATAGAAACAGCTTAATAGCAGAGAACAACCACCTCTGCGTGAATATGTAAATCACCTAACCACTTGAGCAAATCTGAAGTGCGGAGATGCTTTCAAAATTGGAAGTGAAAACAAAGAGTGCTAGATTCCCCTTCTCTGaataaagtttcaaaaatatcaaaagtgGCAGGAGATAAATGAATGATTTACCTTTCTTTCTTAAGTAAGACTTGCCTAAGAGAACCATCAACCATGTACTCTGTCACAGTAGCTAATGTTCCCCCAGGTCCATCTTGCACGACACCGTAAAATGCTACAACATTAGGATGGTGAAGCTTTGAGAGGATTTCAGCTTCCCGCCAAAACTCGTTGGTCTGAGAATGGAAATAATACAACTTACTCCCACCGTCCCAAATGATTATGACAAACACaagtattaagaaatttagtaaATCTATGTAAAATGAGTAATGCAGTATTAAATTTGACTATTAGTGATTTTTGCTCtctttttaatgtaatatactataattaatgagggtaCATGTACTATTTAATCATTCATGTAATAAATGactgcctataatttgggacaaagaAACCTAGAATAATGCTTATCAAtttaggacggagggagtacttatTATCCATTTAATGAATAAAGGAAAACAGTAATTAATTCTATTTGCACCAAGCTAGAGGCCAGAAATATTAATAATGATGATTCCTCAATTGGCATTTATCAACATCTGATTGTATGATAAACAGTGAGCAGGCAGTTAACATGAAAAAGTTCAATGAAAGCAAGAACATGGAGCAATAATTACCAATCTTTCCTGCTCGGAGGATCGACCAGTGAAGCAAATCTTCTTTAGTCTCTTGATAGCAACATCTGATCCCCTCCATTTTCCATGATACACAGTTCCAAAAGTACCAGAACCCAGTTCTCTCAGCTCTTCAAGATCTTCATTTTTTATGACCTGTCACAGATATTTAGAGGAAAAATATATTACGCAGACGGGATGGTTGAAAGTTAGTGAAGTTACTTTCGAACCACAGgaatgaaaagaataaaaaggaaataaaaacaaagCAAACATGAACAGTGAAAATTTAAATATAGGTAAAAAGGGAAAAGAAAACAAGAGATGCTCAATCCTTCCAAATAAGCAAaaggaataaaaattaaatgccAGCAGAAGCAACCAATGTCAAAAACAACAGAAAAGTTACATTTGATGACCAAAAGGCATTATTCAATGAAATCCTCAAGTGGATATGCttgcatatttgtttttttacaagTCAGATACAACCCAATTTATATGAGGATCTACTTACATCTGTAAAAGTCATACCTGCAATGTATCAACGTCAAAATCTACCAAAGATGGACCAACAGGAGGCAGGCCAATGTTCCTGTTGTCTAACTTCCCGCCctaaaaacatcaaaataaaGACAACGTCATTTAACAGTTAACAGTCTAGAAAATGAAGTTCTTTCAAATCAAATAATTCAGAAAATATACCTCATAACCTGAATCTGGAAATTTTAGGTTATCCATCATAGCACCAAATTGCAAGCTTTCACTGCCCTTCACATGAGAATGTTCAAAACCTGAAAGAATGGTGGAGTCAGCTGCCACAGTTCCTGGTAAATGTTTTTGATTGCCGTCTTCACCAAAACTGAGATTTGAATACTTATGGCCCATTGAAACTCCCTCTGTTGTCAAAGGAGTAACATTATGAGAGTTCTGATTTCCTTCTTTGACCTTTGGAATCAAAAATGGGGTAACAAGAAGATCCTGGTCGATAAGGGAAACATCTTTTTGAACAAACTCTTCCTGTGCCAGTTTCTGAAAATATGACCAGCGCTTAGGTTCGTGATTTTCCATGATTACACTCATGCCAACTCCATCTCTGTGTACTGGAATGCCGCCAGCCCTATCCTCCATAACTATCCTTCTAGAGAATATCTCAGAAAGAAAATCATGAGGAAATCTGTCATTAATATCAATGCTGATGTCTGCTGGCTTTGTTGCTGAAACAAAAACAGGGGTTAGTCCTTGATAAATATCACTAGCTGAATTCTGCCCAAAAGATTGGGTGAGAATGTCAAAATTGTTGTCACTAGTGATACCCTTACCTGTTATGTCATCTAAGTGAGGGCCTGGTTGATCAGATACATAATTTTTATGGTTCAAATGAGAAGTTACTTGGGATGCAACAGGATTGCCAGATCTAGATTCTCCTATTTCCTCGTCAGGGAGTTTCTTGTGGTTATCTGCAGTGTAAGAACCATCAGTCTTAAGCACAGTATCTCGATTCCCAGAATCTTTATCATGCACATAATCTGGAACTGCAAGCTTGGACGCACTGTGGAAAACATCTTCAGAGTCAGATCGCGTCTTATTCATATGAGAGACTGAATCTGAAACCTCATTGTTCTTCTGAAGTTGGGCAGGCTCATCATTGACATGCTGAGGATCTATAAACAATGGTTCTGCACTTAACCTGGGGTGTTCAGAATGGAGAGCAAGACTACTTTGACTCAATTTTTCAGCTGATTCTTGAATTGACCTCTGTTCAGAATGAGAATGAGATGTAAGAAACTGGGAACCAAGTGAATCATCAGACTTTGAAAACCTACTCATCAGTTCTGCTTGGTTCCGTGGTAACCTCTCAGAATAATAAACTCTTTGAGGGGGTACAGAAGGTTCAACATAGCTGAAGTCTATCAAATTAGAAACAGAATCAGCACAGCCCAGACCAAATGTACTGCTAGAAGTGGAACATTGATCATCGTCACAAGATTTAGGAACCTGCACTGGATTAATAGCATCAACAGAAGAAGGAAGAATTTTAGATTCCGGATGCTTTCCCTCATGTTTTGAGGGCAGAGAATGGAAAGATCCTTGTGCAGCAGCTGAAACTTCAACATCAACTGGATCAGCAACCATTTCTACTCGATGGGTTTTCTCAATGTCAATCTCATGTCGAGGGGAACTATCAGGTTTCAGCTTCACCTCTTTTATTAATACCTGAGAATTCGAGACCTGAAAGCTACTATGTGACTGTCTTTCAGTCAAACCTCCTTGTTGATTAATTAGATCAGGAAGAGAAGTTGAATGAAGAATTTCTTCAGATGGGGAGTTTTTAATAGAATCGTGGTGATAGTGAGGAAAGAATTTCTGAATTTCCTTAAGGTCTAACATCTGGCTGTGATAAAATTCTGGATGGGTTTCATATGAACTGGAAGAATCTTGAAGAATTGGTTGAGCAGAGTAATAAGTGCTAGTCAAAGGTGAAGTACTGACCCCAACTGAAGCAGTTGCACGATTTGTATCTCGATCAATATTTGAACCATCTAGTTCACTTAAATTATTTCCTGAAGAGTTTGCAAAACCATGGATCGAGTTTTTTTTGGATCCGAAGTCCATGCAATTAATAGCAACCACATACTGAATCTCAGATTCACCCTCCATGCTTTCAAGGCCAAACTGAGCATCCTCCAAGTCGCTCATTGAGCACAGAAACATTCTAAGTTTTTGTGATCCTCCCCGATCATCAAATTCATTCCATTCCTCCATCATATTCCGCAGATCCTCATCGCATGAAACAGAAACCAATGCATCAAGATCCTCTCCAGGAAGCTGATATTTAATCACATGAGGTTGGTCATAAATTGCCAAAGTTTTCTGCTTAAGCTCCTGCCATGATATGTCCCTTGATATACGTAGAATGTGTGTATCCCCACCAGCATATCTGAGCTTTCCATCACTGGGACGGGGTAGTATTTTTCCACCAAAGCTGCAGAGAACCTTGATCTTTATAGATGAGCTATCAGAGGCCATTGAAGAGGTAAAACCATGTCCAAGTTCCCGGCATTCATAATCGGCTGAACGTTGAGGCGCTGAATGAACTAAGTTATAGTTGCTCCTTTCTTCATACAAAGACATATTAGTTGTCTCGCCTCTATATGGACCTTTCTCTGCTGCAGAGAGCATTTGAATATCTGAACCACCAGCAGACCCTGTGTGGCCAGTGCCCAAAACGCCTTTTAGTTCCACAAAACCCGCTGTGTGACTAGGATCACTCAGCGTAATAGGGAAAAGAGGCTTCTTATGATTAACTCTATCACGCATAAATTCAAGAGCAAACTCCTCACCTGTCTGTATGGAGAAGTTCAGAACAGGTTTAACTTCCGGCATACTTAAGTTAGGATGCCTCACATTAGTATTTCTGCTGCCAGTAGGCTCTAAAAAAAAAGCTGGAGATGCCGGCTGGAATCCCTCTTTACCAGATTCCCTGACATTGTTTTGATATTGTTTAGGTATATCTTTTTCCATTGTACTATGGTTTGAACTCTTCTCCATTCAACTCAGCCCGATTGGCATTAACCCAAACACTGTAAAGATTACATCAAGACGACCATCAAAGACACAGCCCGATGAGATGTGAAATAGATGATTTGCATAAAAGATACTGAAACAAGAAAAAACGAGCATCAGCTGCTTCCGAGGTCTAGTTGCTAATTCAAAAGATCTCCAACACTCTAGTAGTCCTAAATTTGGTAAGGCATGAAAAGAATCATATCAGAAAGAAATCTAAAAATCTTAAAACAACATACACACGTcagaattgataaaaaaaattctgcaGAAAGCATAGAAATAGAGAAAGACCAGAAATTCTTAGGAAGACtgagtctaccacgtcatccgtaatcTGAGCCAACTatattataacacctcattaaaatgatagcAAAATTGTAATATCATCATTAAAATCTGAACAcatttattacaattttaccatcattttaatgaggtgttataatatgatatgacttagtctacggatgacgtgttAGACTCGGTTTACCTCAGAATTTCTCGAGAACAAATAGAAAAATCATAAATCAATGCAAACTATAATATCTTACAGCTATAAGAATGTCAAAAGCGCCAAGTTAAAAACAGATAAATTCTCAACGTGTCAAAAATTAAGCATTACAATCTCTTGAACCATAGCAGTACAACTTAGTTGAATAGATGACTTGACTTATGAGCTAATACTAAAACTTGTAGTTCAACAATTCTATTGCAAGTCaagcaaacaaaaaataattcaaaaacttaactaaattaGCCATAATTGATTAATAATCGGATGAACAAACAAACATAGGGATTCGATCATCTATAACACAAACAGTCCGATTTTTCAcctaaaacattaaataaacactaaattaaagaaacaaaaacaataataattcagTAATTAATCATATACCTGAGTGAAATAACAGAAAATCTTGCGTGTTCAAGAAGAATTGCGTAAGGCACCAGCAGCAGCAACAATTACGGAATTTAAACGCAAAACAGTATAAgaacaattcaatttttttttcttcttaaaaTTATTCAGAATTTGGATTCTTCATGTTGTTGTTTTGTCATGTTTTTGTTtcgatttaattattattattatcttgaATTGAGAAGTTGTGTCTGTTCTTggctaataaaaaaaaatatcttagGCTGCTGCTGCGAGCAGTAGCAGTCAAAGTGAGGAAGAAAGTTACGAGATTGTCTCCACGTTTCAatct is part of the Mercurialis annua linkage group LG3, ddMerAnnu1.2, whole genome shotgun sequence genome and encodes:
- the LOC126673045 gene encoding uncharacterized protein LOC126673045 isoform X2; amino-acid sequence: MEKSSNHSTMEKDIPKQYQNNVRESGKEGFQPASPAFFLEPTGSRNTNVRHPNLSMPEVKPVLNFSIQTGEEFALEFMRDRVNHKKPLFPITLSDPSHTAGFVELKGVLGTGHTGSAGGSDIQMLSAAEKGPYRGETTNMSLYEERSNYNLVHSAPQRSADYECRELGHGFTSSMASDSSSIKIKVLCSFGGKILPRPSDGKLRYAGGDTHILRISRDISWQELKQKTLAIYDQPHVIKYQLPGEDLDALVSVSCDEDLRNMMEEWNEFDDRGGSQKLRMFLCSMSDLEDAQFGLESMEGESEIQYVVAINCMDFGSKKNSIHGFANSSGNNLSELDGSNIDRDTNRATASVGVSTSPLTSTYYSAQPILQDSSSSYETHPEFYHSQMLDLKEIQKFFPHYHHDSIKNSPSEEILHSTSLPDLINQQGGLTERQSHSSFQVSNSQVLIKEVKLKPDSSPRHEIDIEKTHRVEMVADPVDVEVSAAAQGSFHSLPSKHEGKHPESKILPSSVDAINPVQVPKSCDDDQCSTSSSTFGLGCADSVSNLIDFSYVEPSVPPQRVYYSERLPRNQAELMSRFSKSDDSLGSQFLTSHSHSEQRSIQESAEKLSQSSLALHSEHPRLSAEPLFIDPQHVNDEPAQLQKNNEVSDSVSHMNKTRSDSEDVFHSASKLAVPDYVHDKDSGNRDTVLKTDGSYTADNHKKLPDEEIGESRSGNPVASQVTSHLNHKNYVSDQPGPHLDDITATKPADISIDINDRFPHDFLSEIFSRRIVMEDRAGGIPVHRDGVGMSVIMENHEPKRWSYFQKLAQEEFVQKDVSLIDQDLLVTPFLIPKVKEGNQNSHNVTPLTTEGVSMGHKYSNLSFGEDGNQKHLPGTVAADSTILSGFEHSHVKGSESLQFGAMMDNLKFPDSGYEGGKLDNRNIGLPPVGPSLVDFDVDTLQVIKNEDLEELRELGSGTFGTVYHGKWRGSDVAIKRLKKICFTGRSSEQERLLYYFHSQTNEFWREAEILSKLHHPNVVAFYGVVQDGPGGTLATVTEYMVDGSLRQVLLKKERHLDRRKRLIIAMDAAFGMEYLHSKNIVHFDLKCDNLLVNLKDPQRPICKVGDFGLSKIKRNTLVSGGVRGTLPWMAPELLNGSSNKVSEKVDVFSFGIVLWEILTGEEPYANMHYGAIIGGIVNNTLRPSIPSFCDMDWKRLMEQCWAPNPAVRPSFTEIAGRLRIMSTAASQGKGHGHKVPK
- the LOC126673045 gene encoding uncharacterized protein LOC126673045 isoform X1 translates to MEKSSNHSTMEKDIPKQYQNNVRESGKEGFQPASPAFFLEPTGSRNTNVRHPNLSMPEVKPVLNFSIQTGEEFALEFMRDRVNHKKPLFPITLSDPSHTAGFVELKGVLGTGHTGSAGGSDIQMLSAAEKGPYRGETTNMSLYEERSNYNLVHSAPQRSADYECRELGHGFTSSMASDSSSIKIKVLCSFGGKILPRPSDGKLRYAGGDTHILRISRDISWQELKQKTLAIYDQPHVIKYQLPGEDLDALVSVSCDEDLRNMMEEWNEFDDRGGSQKLRMFLCSMSDLEDAQFGLESMEGESEIQYVVAINCMDFGSKKNSIHGFANSSGNNLSELDGSNIDRDTNRATASVGVSTSPLTSTYYSAQPILQDSSSSYETHPEFYHSQMLDLKEIQKFFPHYHHDSIKNSPSEEILHSTSLPDLINQQGGLTERQSHSSFQVSNSQVLIKEVKLKPDSSPRHEIDIEKTHRVEMVADPVDVEVSAAAQGSFHSLPSKHEGKHPESKILPSSVDAINPVQVPKSCDDDQCSTSSSTFGLGCADSVSNLIDFSYVEPSVPPQRVYYSERLPRNQAELMSRFSKSDDSLGSQFLTSHSHSEQRSIQESAEKLSQSSLALHSEHPRLSAEPLFIDPQHVNDEPAQLQKNNEVSDSVSHMNKTRSDSEDVFHSASKLAVPDYVHDKDSGNRDTVLKTDGSYTADNHKKLPDEEIGESRSGNPVASQVTSHLNHKNYVSDQPGPHLDDITGKGITSDNNFDILTQSFGQNSASDIYQGLTPVFVSATKPADISIDINDRFPHDFLSEIFSRRIVMEDRAGGIPVHRDGVGMSVIMENHEPKRWSYFQKLAQEEFVQKDVSLIDQDLLVTPFLIPKVKEGNQNSHNVTPLTTEGVSMGHKYSNLSFGEDGNQKHLPGTVAADSTILSGFEHSHVKGSESLQFGAMMDNLKFPDSGYEGGKLDNRNIGLPPVGPSLVDFDVDTLQVIKNEDLEELRELGSGTFGTVYHGKWRGSDVAIKRLKKICFTGRSSEQERLTNEFWREAEILSKLHHPNVVAFYGVVQDGPGGTLATVTEYMVDGSLRQVLLKKERHLDRRKRLIIAMDAAFGMEYLHSKNIVHFDLKCDNLLVNLKDPQRPICKVGDFGLSKIKRNTLVSGGVRGTLPWMAPELLNGSSNKVSEKVDVFSFGIVLWEILTGEEPYANMHYGAIIGGIVNNTLRPSIPSFCDMDWKRLMEQCWAPNPAVRPSFTEIAGRLRIMSTAASQGKGHGHKVPK